The Cytobacillus sp. NJ13 sequence GACTTCTTGCTTCCTGAACGTTTTGACCTGACTTATGTAGCTGAAGATGGAAAGCCTCATCGTCCGGTCGTTATCCACCGCGGTGTCGTTTCCACTATGGAGCGTTTTGTGGCATTCCTGATTGAAGAGTATAAGGGAGCGTTTCCAACTTGGCTTGCCCCAGTTCAAGTCCAGGTCATTCCGGTTTCTCCTGATATTCACTTTGATTATGCAAAACAAGTCCAGGAGCAGCTTCAGGCAGAGGGCTTCCGCGCAGAGCTGGATGACCGCAATGAAAAAATCGGCTATAAGATCCGTGAAGCGCAAATGCAAAAGACTCCATACATGCTTGTTGTGGGGGACAATGAAGTAGCTGAAAAAGCTGTCAATGTCCGTAAATATGGAGAGCAAAAATCAGAAACGGTTTCATTTGAAGACTTCATCGCATCATTAAAAGCTGAAGTTAAACGATAACTATGAAAAAGGGCTGCATGAGCTGCAGCCCTTTTTTTGTGAAGTCTTCGTGGCAGCCCGCCAGTAACTATGATTTCAGAGTCAGCTGATGCCAACCAAAAAGCTGGCATTAAATTCATTTTGAAAAAATGTTAAAATCATATTGCCAAAAGCGATTAATTTTGTTATGATTTTCTTCGTTGTGATAAAAGTTATTCGTTTGACACGAATTCATACTTTGTGATATAGTAGCTAAGGTAAATTGAATACAGTTTGAGGAAAAGAAGAAGCACCCGCTTCTCACCTGATTGACGCAAAGTGCAGTTGGCAGGTTTTACGTGAACATTTTCTGTTTATATACGTAAGTGTGGGTGTTTTCATCCGCACTTTTTTATTTGGTTAAAAACAGCTCTGCTTCCGCTCCGGAAGAGAAATGTTGCATAACTTGCGATTCAGCTTTGGTCCGGTGCAGCTGGCAGCTTTAAAGCTGTCTGCTCCAGCAGGCGCTTGCGCTTTTCTTGACCCAAACGTTGTGTTCGCATTAAACCTTGGAGGTGTCTAGCTATTAGCAAAGATATGTTGTTAAACGAGGGCATTCGCGCCCGCGAAGTCCGTCTTATTGACCAAAACGGCGAGCAGTTAGGTATTAAATCAAAATTCGACGCACTTGAAATTGCTTCTCGTGCCAATCTTGATCTTGTTCTGGTTGCACCGAATGCGAAACCTCCGGTAGCCCGTATCATGGACTACGGAAAGTTCAAATTCGAGCAGCAGAAAAAAGACAAAGAAGCTCGCAAAAACCAGAAGATTATTAGTATTAAAGAAGTTCGTCTTAGCCCGACTATTGAAGAGCATGACTTTAATACAAAGCTTCGCAATGCTATTAAATTCCTTGAAAAAGGCGATAAAGTAAAAGCATCGATCCGATTTAAAGGTCGTGCCATTACGCATAAGGAAATTGGCCAGCGTGTTTTAATCCGATTTGCACAAGCATGCAATGAAGTTGCAGCAGTCGAATCACATCCAAAAATGGATGGCCGAAGCATGTTTATGGTCTTAGCACCGAAAAACGACAAGTAAGAGGAGGAATTCCCAATGCCAAAAATGAAAACTCACCGCGGCGCTGCTAAGCGTTTCAAAAGAACAGGTTCTGGTAAACTGAAGCGTTCTCATGCTTACAGAAGCCATATGTTCGCTAACAAATCTCAAAAGCAAAAGCGTAAGCTTCGCAAAGGAACTCTTGTTTCTTCAGGCGATTACAAGCGCATCCGTAACTTACTAGTAAATCTTAAGTAATATCTCGAAATTAGGAGGGAAATAATATGCCACGTGTAAAAGGCGGTACTGTTACTCGCAAACGTCGTAAAAAAGTTCTTAAATTAGCTAAAGGTTATTTCGGTTCAAAACATACATTATATAAAGTTGCTAACCAGCAGGTTATGAAATCCCTAATGTATGCATACCGCGACCGTCGCCAGAAAAAGCGCGACTTCCGCAAACTTTGGGTTACTCGCATCAATGCAGCAGCTCGCATGAACGGTCTTTCTTACAGCCGTTTAATGCATGGTTTAAAGCTTGCTGGCATCGAAGTTAACCGCAAAATGCTTGCTGAATTAGCAATCGCTGACGAAAAAGCATTTGCTGAATTAGCATCAGTTGCAAAGCAGCAGCTTAGCAAGTAATAATTATTCATAAAATAGCCATTCCCTAAATACGGGAATGGCTTTTATTTTGCTTTAAATGGACAGAAACTTTCGTTTCATTTAAGCTCAATACAGACTTAATACATACAAAGGAGAAAGCTCATGGTCAATGCAATTGCTCTTATCTATCTGATTATGAATGTGGCTGGTTTTTACCTGATGAAGCTTGATAAGGAGAAGGCGAAAAGAAATCAGTATCGAATCAGCGAAAAAAAACTCTGGATCACAGCCTTTTTGAGCGGGGCTGCCGGAATGACTCTTGGAATGAAGACCTTCAGGCATAAAACGAAGCATGTGCAGTTTAAATGGGGACTGCCTATTCTGGCGATGCTTGAAGCAGGCTTGCTTGTGTACCTGGTTATTCTCTTGTCATAAACAGCCAGGGCTATCCATAAGCTTTAGGGAACAGCAGGAAAGACATCGGGGAGAGGTGAAGGCATGAATGATCAATTGATTCTATTATTTGCCATGGCTGAGACTGCTGGAATTCTTGCTCCCATTGTTTTTATCTTTTTTCATATCATCAGGCAGTTTCTATTCATACCGGTACCGCTTGTCTGCATAACTGGAGGAGTTCTGTTTGGAAGTTTTTTTGGTTCTGTTTTCTCCATTGCAGGACTGATGATCAGCAGCATTCTTTTTTATTTTTTGATCACAAAAATGCCGAGGACACATGAAAAGCTTTCATTACTAAAAAAGCGGTGGTTCGGGGAATATCGGAATTTAACTGTCGGCCAGGTTGCGGTATTAAGGCTTATCCCTTTTATTCATTATCATTTATTGAACTTTTGTCTTATGGAGAGACATAAGGGTTTTGACCAATATTTGAAAAATTCATGGATCTCTAATTTGCCGCTGGCTGTTTTTTATACCGTTTTTGGTGAATTCATCAGCCGATTCACTCCTTCAATGATTATCCTGATTTTGCTTTCACTTTCTGTTTTAGTATTTGTGCTGAGGGAAAAGGTGACCGTTATCAAATGGAAGGAATTCTTTAAAGCAGCATAAAAAAACGTTCGGGCCAGCCGAACGTTTTTTTACAGATGGTCTTTAATTTCCTCGCCTGGTGAAGCTGTTTTATGCATAAATTCCTTCACTGGACTTTTCCAGTCAATTTTTGCAGTGGGATAGGCCTCGGTTATCTTTCTTTCTATAAAAAGAAAATCCTCCCTTACCATCCCTTTAAGGGCCGATGTATTGTGCGGCCAGATGAAAATGGAGACCACATCAAAAGCATTGGCCGTGGTTCCCAGATACTTTTCGCCCTCAAATAAAACCCCTTTATACGTAATCAGGAAGTTCTTCCTGACATTTTCCTGGTCATCCCAAAAATAATATCGTTTCTGTTCATGGGCAAGCTCGAGCTTTCTCTTAGAATTCAGCAGATATTTTACCGCAGTGTATATAAGAAAAAGAATCAGAGCAAACAATAGCATACGCAGGAGCCACATAATAACCAGCCCTCCATTATTATTTTCCTTACTTTACGGATGAGATTAAAAAAAGTTTCAACTTTTTTGCGATTTGTTATAATTTTTTTGATAGGCAATGTTTTGAATGTTAATCATTTATTTCATATAGGATGGTGGAAAATGAATTATCAGCTATTATTTCAAATGCAAAAAGGGCTGGACAGCCATATAGAATCGAACCATGGTTTAGAGGAAGAAGATTTATTTGAACGTAAGGTGCTTGCGCTGCTGGTTGAATTGGGAGAGCTTGCAAATGAGACAAGATGCTTCAAGTTTTGGAGCCTTAAGCCATCTTCTCCTCAGGAAACAGTATTGGAAGAGTTTGTAGACGGTATACATTTCATTTTATCACTTGGAATTGAATGCGGATTTGACGCCGAAAAGGAATATGCTGTTCCTTTGGAAAAGGCGAAGTCAGTGAATGGCCAGTTTTTGTCTGTCTATGAAGCTATCGGACAGTTTCGTACAAGCCGTTCCCTGCCGGATTATAAAGAGCTTATTGCTGCCTATTTACATCTAGGGGAAATGCTTGGCTTTAACTCTTCACATATAGAAAAAGCATATAATGATAAAAATGAAGTAAATTATAAAAGGCAGGCTGAAGGATACTAATCCTGTAGGTCCGCCTGCAGCCGGAGTAAATATCCGTCTGATAATTCTTTATATTAAATCGCAGGTTCTGTATAATAGGTTTGAATAAATATTAAGGGAGTCGAAATGATGGCTAAATTAGATGAAACGTTAACCATGCTTAAAGACTTAACGGATGCGAAAGGAATTCCGGGAAATGAGCGCGAACCGCGCGAGGTTATGAAAAAATACATAACAGCATATGCTGATGAAGTGACAACAGATGGACTGGGAAGCCTGATTGCTAAAAAAAACGGCAAAGAAGGCGGTCCTAAGATCATGGTAGCTGGCCACTTGGATGAAGTTGGATTTATGGTAACAAACATTGATGATAAAGGTTTCATCCGCTTCCAGACAGTTGGGGGCTGGTGGTCACAGGTTATGCTTGCACAGCGGGTGACGATTGTAACGTCCAAGGGAGATGTCACCGGGGTAATTGGTTCAAAGCCTCCGCATATCTTGTCCCCTGAAGCGCGCAAAAAGCCTGTTGAAATTAAAGATATGTTCATTGATATTGGTGCTTCAAGCCGTGAAGAAGCGAAAGAGTGGGGAGTAAAACCTGGTGACATGGTGGTTCCTTATTTTGAGTTTACGGTTATGAATAATGAAAAGATGCTTTTGGCAAAGGCTTGGGATAACCGTATTGGCTGCGCTATTGCCATTGATGTGCTTAAGCAATTGAAAGATGCTGATCTTCCAAATGAAGTGTATGGTGTAGGAACGGTACAGGAAGAGGTTGGACTTCGCGGAGCCCGCACTTCTGCGCAAAAAATCGAGCCGGATATCGCATTTGGTGTAGATGTGGGAATCGCAGGGGACACACCAGGGATTTCTGAAAAAGAAGCCATGAGCAAAATGGGCAAAGGTCCGCAAATCATCCTTTATGATGCATCAATGGTCTCGCATAAAGGCCTTCGTGATCTAGTAACAGACACTGCGGATGAACTGAATATCCCTTATCAGTTTGATGCTATCGCTGGCGGCGGAACAGATTCAGGAGCCATTCATGTTACTCATAATGGAGTTCCATCACTTTCCATCACCATCGCAACACGCTATATCCATTCTCATGCAGCAATGCTTCACCGCGATGACTATGAAAATGCCGTTAAGCTTATTGCTGAAGTGATTAAAAAGCTTGACCGGGAAACTGTTGATAAAATTACTTTTGAATAATAGAAAAACTCCGGGGCTACCGGAGTTTTTTCTGCTTTATCTAAGGCCGCTCTCCAATGTTTGAAGCATTTCCAGCTTTTCTTCTTCTGAAGAGTTTTTCCAAATTACTTCAAACAAAACACCTAATCCAGGCAGCATTTTTTCTTCCCCATTTTGAATGGCATCTACGATCGTATCTTTAAGTTCGTCTTGAGAGTTGCCTGAAACATTGTGTAAAATGGCATTGCGCAGGTTTAAATTCACCTTGATGCACTCCTTCCAGATTTAATTCGTTATTATCTTCTCTAATTTCGCTTTTATTATGTATTTCAAATAGGCTATAATGAAAAAACTGTATAAGAAATTCCGGTTGTGCGGGGTTTTCTATAAAAGGAGAGACCGTATTGAAGCATATACAATCTGCAAAA is a genomic window containing:
- the infC gene encoding translation initiation factor IF-3; this translates as MLLNEGIRAREVRLIDQNGEQLGIKSKFDALEIASRANLDLVLVAPNAKPPVARIMDYGKFKFEQQKKDKEARKNQKIISIKEVRLSPTIEEHDFNTKLRNAIKFLEKGDKVKASIRFKGRAITHKEIGQRVLIRFAQACNEVAAVESHPKMDGRSMFMVLAPKNDK
- a CDS encoding sigma-w pathway protein ysdB, whose product is MWLLRMLLFALILFLIYTAVKYLLNSKRKLELAHEQKRYYFWDDQENVRKNFLITYKGVLFEGEKYLGTTANAFDVVSIFIWPHNTSALKGMVREDFLFIERKITEAYPTAKIDWKSPVKEFMHKTASPGEEIKDHL
- a CDS encoding M42 family metallopeptidase; this encodes MAKLDETLTMLKDLTDAKGIPGNEREPREVMKKYITAYADEVTTDGLGSLIAKKNGKEGGPKIMVAGHLDEVGFMVTNIDDKGFIRFQTVGGWWSQVMLAQRVTIVTSKGDVTGVIGSKPPHILSPEARKKPVEIKDMFIDIGASSREEAKEWGVKPGDMVVPYFEFTVMNNEKMLLAKAWDNRIGCAIAIDVLKQLKDADLPNEVYGVGTVQEEVGLRGARTSAQKIEPDIAFGVDVGIAGDTPGISEKEAMSKMGKGPQIILYDASMVSHKGLRDLVTDTADELNIPYQFDAIAGGGTDSGAIHVTHNGVPSLSITIATRYIHSHAAMLHRDDYENAVKLIAEVIKKLDRETVDKITFE
- the rplT gene encoding 50S ribosomal protein L20; this translates as MPRVKGGTVTRKRRKKVLKLAKGYFGSKHTLYKVANQQVMKSLMYAYRDRRQKKRDFRKLWVTRINAAARMNGLSYSRLMHGLKLAGIEVNRKMLAELAIADEKAFAELASVAKQQLSK
- a CDS encoding VTT domain-containing protein — translated: MNDQLILLFAMAETAGILAPIVFIFFHIIRQFLFIPVPLVCITGGVLFGSFFGSVFSIAGLMISSILFYFLITKMPRTHEKLSLLKKRWFGEYRNLTVGQVAVLRLIPFIHYHLLNFCLMERHKGFDQYLKNSWISNLPLAVFYTVFGEFISRFTPSMIILILLSLSVLVFVLREKVTVIKWKEFFKAA
- a CDS encoding dUTP diphosphatase translates to MNYQLLFQMQKGLDSHIESNHGLEEEDLFERKVLALLVELGELANETRCFKFWSLKPSSPQETVLEEFVDGIHFILSLGIECGFDAEKEYAVPLEKAKSVNGQFLSVYEAIGQFRTSRSLPDYKELIAAYLHLGEMLGFNSSHIEKAYNDKNEVNYKRQAEGY
- the rpmI gene encoding 50S ribosomal protein L35; the protein is MPKMKTHRGAAKRFKRTGSGKLKRSHAYRSHMFANKSQKQKRKLRKGTLVSSGDYKRIRNLLVNLK
- a CDS encoding DUF1294 domain-containing protein, which codes for MVNAIALIYLIMNVAGFYLMKLDKEKAKRNQYRISEKKLWITAFLSGAAGMTLGMKTFRHKTKHVQFKWGLPILAMLEAGLLVYLVILLS
- the sspI gene encoding small acid-soluble spore protein SspI, whose protein sequence is MNLNLRNAILHNVSGNSQDELKDTIVDAIQNGEEKMLPGLGVLFEVIWKNSSEEEKLEMLQTLESGLR